The following is a genomic window from Streptomyces sp. BHT-5-2.
GCCGGGGTGCTCCTGGTCGGCGCCGGCGTCACCGGCATCGTCGTCCTCCAGGGCTCCGTGCAGAACCTCGGCTCGGTGCTGCAGGCCGCGCTCGCCGTCGTCGTCGGCATCGCCCTGCTGGCCGGCCCCTATCTCGTACGGATAACCCAGGACCTCTCCGAGGAGCGCCTGATGCGCATCCGCGCCCAGGAGCGCGCCGAGGTCGCCGCGCACGTCCACGACTCCGTCCTGCACACCCTCACCCTGATCCAGCGCAACGCCGACGATCCCAGGGAAGTGGCCCGGCTGGCCCGCGCCCAGGAGCGCGAGCTGCGCGCCTGGCTCTACAAACCCGAGGGCCGCGGCAAGGACGAGGACGAGGAACCGGCGACGGTGGCCGAGGCCGTGCGGGCGGCCGCCGCCGAGGTCGAGGACCACCACGGCGTCCCCATCGAGGTCGTGGTCGTCGGCGACTGCCCCCTGGACGAGGCGCTCGGGGCCCAGATGCAGGCCGCGCGCGAGGCGATGGTCAACGCCGCCAAGTACGGTGGCGAGGGCGGCGCCGTCCAGGTGTTCGCCGAGGTGGAGGGCCGCACGGTCTTCGTCTCGGTGCGCGACCACGGCCCCGGCTTCGACCTGGACGCGGTCCCCGCGGACCGGATGGGGGTACGGGAATCCATCATCGGCCGGATGGAGCGCAACGGCGGCACCGCCCGGCTGCGCGCCGCGCCCGACGGCGGCACCGTCGTCGAGCTGGAGATGGAGCGCGCCGAGGACCGCGACCGCACCGGCGGGGAGGGGGCGCCGGAATGAGCGCGGCGGCATTCCCGGCCGCCCCGGAGGGAGACGGCGCCGGCCGCGGGCCCGCGGGGGCGTTGCCGCCCGGGGCAGGGAATCATGACGGGGCAGACACCGAAGGACGGACGGACGAGATGAGCAGCGACGACGCACAGCAGGGCGAGGCCGGCG
Proteins encoded in this region:
- a CDS encoding ATP-binding protein, whose product is MTTAPPRAETIYAPAPDPDDPPVRKLYRSAEGRLLGGVARGLAGHLGLPVSWVRIVFVALFMADGMGALLYAAFWFFVPLGVGGVETRPPAPGEDRRRLLGRRPDKGQVLALVALLVGAAIVASRFQPGRANVYLWPVLLIGAGVALVWRQADNSRRAQWLELGRRKGLLPMVRGAAGVLLVGAGVTGIVVLQGSVQNLGSVLQAALAVVVGIALLAGPYLVRITQDLSEERLMRIRAQERAEVAAHVHDSVLHTLTLIQRNADDPREVARLARAQERELRAWLYKPEGRGKDEDEEPATVAEAVRAAAAEVEDHHGVPIEVVVVGDCPLDEALGAQMQAAREAMVNAAKYGGEGGAVQVFAEVEGRTVFVSVRDHGPGFDLDAVPADRMGVRESIIGRMERNGGTARLRAAPDGGTVVELEMERAEDRDRTGGEGAPE